The Alphaproteobacteria bacterium region AGAATGCCATGCAATTCGCCAGCGGCCAGGTGGATGTGCTGGTGCGCTGGGACAGCGACACTATCGAAGTGTCCATCAGCGATGATGGTCCGGGGCTTGCGCCGGAGGTTCTCGAACGGCTGGGTGAGCCCTATATTTCAACCCGCCGTCACAGCGAGACCGGGCATATGGGACTTGGCGTGTTTATCGCCCAGACCTTGTTGGGTCGTACCGGCGGCCGGCTGACCATCGCCAACCGCCATGATGGTGGTTCGGGCGAGGGGACCGGCAGTGGCGGCACACTCGCCCGTGTCCGCTGGCCACGGCGCCGGCTGGAGCCGGCGGCGGGCACCGGCGACGGCCGGGCTGGCGGCGATACGCCCGACACAGGGCATGAGGCACGGGCACGAGGCAGGGGGAGTGAGACAGATGGAGCCGCACGGTAACAGCCAGGGTGATAGCGCGCCGTCGGCGGACGGCGGGGTCGCCCGCGGTCACCTGCTGATCGTTGATGATGATTCGCCGCTGTGCCAGCGCCTGGGCAAGGCCATGGCGCGTCGCGGCTTTGCCGTGGAGATGGCGGAAAGCGTCGCCGAGGGCCGGCGCTTGCTGGAGCGGATGCGGCCCGACTATGCGGTGGTGGACCTGCGTCTGGGCGACGGCAGCGGTCTCGATCTGGTGGAGGCGATGACCCGGGCCAATCCGGCGGTGCGGGTGGTGGTGCTGACCGGCTATGGCAATATCGCGACGGCGGTGGCAGCGGTGAAAGCCGGTGCGCTGGACTATCTGCCGAAGCCGGCCGACGCGGACCAGATCGAAGCGGCGTTGCTGGCCGAGGCCGGCACCATGCCGCCGCCGCCGGACAATCCCATGAGTGCCGATCGGGTGCGCTGGGAGCACATTCAGCGGGTGTTCGAGCAGTGTGACCGTAATGTCTCGGAAACCGCGCGGCGGCTTAACATGCACCGCCGCACGTTGCAGCGGATTCTGGCCAAACACGCACCGCGCGAATAGCCGCGATCCGCCCGGGCGCCAGCCCGGTAGCAGGGCAAACGGTCAACCGGAAAAGCTGAACCAGCGGATGGCGATCACCGCGGCAATGCCGGCCGTGGCAATCAAGGCAAATTTTAGCATGGCCCAGACGGTGATGGTGGTGGCCGACTTGCGCCGGGGCGGAGGATTGGTACGGGCGTCGCGATTGGCGTCGACCTGGGCTTTCTCCGCCTCGATCTCCTGCTTGTTCTTGACCTGGCGCTGCACCGCCCGGCGATTGGAGCGGTCGACGCCGCTGCCACGATAGACCGTGCGGGTGCGGGATACCTGCTCGGCGTCCGAAAACTGCTCCTCCATGACGCGGACGGCCGGATAACGCCGTGACCGCTCCAGCCGCTGTGCTTCGGCCACGGCCAGCTCGCGATCATCGAATACCGAGTCGATCTTCCAGGCGCCGCTGGTATAGATCTGAATCTCATAGGCAATGAGGTTGGCCACGGCCATCAGTCCTGGCTTCCCGCGATCTTGCCGTTGACGGCGCCAAGAACGTGGGTGACCGCCGCATCGCCGGTATCGGCGGAGTCATCGCTGAGCGGCAGCAGGATGGAACGGAACAGCCAGATGACGCCGCCTTCAGCCTCCATGTCACCGCCAAGCGAGACCGGCACCCGGCGGCGCACCACATTTTCCCAGCCGACGATGGCCTGGCCGATGAGGGTGGTCGGCGGTGCGGCGGACAATGGCCGGCCGGCCAGTCCGCCGGGAACGCTGGCGTCAATGTCTGGTCCGGCGTGGGTGAACACAGGTTCGCCGCCGCCTGCATCGATCTCCATGATAAAGGCGTGGGGCCACATGTCGCCGAGGCCATCGGCGACTATCATGGCCGGGTTGGGGAATTCGCCATCACCCTTGAGGTCGCGCCAATGGGACAGCAAACGCAGGCTGAGCCGTCGTTCGATACCCGTAGTGGTGCCGGCGCGCCGGCCGAAACCGGGCAGGGGGGCGAATTTGGTCATAGATCGGGTCTCCTGTGGCGGGTATTAGGGCAGGAGATGGTTAACGGCGGGTAAAATCCGGAAATCATGGACAAATCCGATAACGGTGACGATTTCGCCGGGGCCGGCGAGGCACACGGCGGAGGGTCGGGCACCGGGCGGCCGGCGCGCGTGGCTGCGCCGGCCGACCTGTTGCTGCAGGCGCGGGCCGGCGGCTTTGCCCTGCGGGTGGGTGGCGGCGGGCTTGTGGCGGCGGCGCTGCGCCTGACCATGCCGGGCTGGCACCACAGCCTGATCACCGCGGCCGATGTAGCGGCCGAAAAGAAGACCGATGTAGCGGCCGGAGAGAAAACCGATGCGGCGCTGGAGGTGCGGCGTCTGGCCACCGGAATTGCGGTACGCGGCCCGCTGGTCGCGGCGCGGCCGGCGGTGACGCGGCATTTCCGCCATGAACTGGAGGCCGCCAACGGTCTTGCCGGGGCGGTGGTCGAGGTTGTGGCCCTGCGGCCGGATCGGGCGGTGTTGCACGCGGCGGCAGTGCGAACGGCGGCCGGCGTGGTGGTGCTGGCCGGCGACAGCGGCGCCGGCAAAAGCACCCTGGCCCAGGCCCTGGCCTGGCGCGGCGCCCGTCATCTGGCCGATGACCGCATCGTGCTGGACCTGTCACCGGCTACGGTAGCGAGCGATGGCGTGCAGTGCATCAGCCTGGGCCTGGCCGCCAGGGCCCGTCTGCCCCTGCCGGAGGCGCTGGGGCCGGAGCTCCGTCAGTGGATCAGCCGGCGAACGGTTGAGACCAGTGGTCCGCTGGCCTGGCTCGACCCGCATGATCGGGCCGGCGCTGTGGCCGGCGAAGCGGCGGCGCTGGCGGCGCTGTATGTACTGGACCGTCGGACGGGCACGGCGGGTGTGCGGCTGGTGGCCACGGATGGTGGCGATGATGCGGCGCTGGTGGCGCTGTTGCTGCCGCAGCTTCATGCCCCTGGCGTGGCGGCAGGGGGGCTGGTGGCGACGGTGCAGCGCCTGCTGGCGGCGGCTCGCGCCGGTCAGGGTGCCGGGCGGTTGGTTTATGGCGCGACATTAGAGGCGGCCGATTGGCTGATTGCCCGCCACGGTCTTCCGCCGGTTGGCCCGGCGCCCGGTGGTCCGGCCCGCGGCGGCCCGGAGGCGCCGGCATGAGCGACAGCGGCGCAAGCGACCGTGACGGGGGTGGCGGGCGTTTGCGGCGGGTCGCCGGATTGCACGCAACGGCGGTTGGTGACGATCTATTTCTGGTGCGCGAAGCCGACCGCGAGATCATTCATCTGAACGCCACCGCCCGCGCCCTGTGGCAGGCCCTGGCCGAGCCGGCGACGGCGGCGGAGTTGAGCGACCTTCTGGCATCGGCTTATGAGGGCGCGCCGCCGGCGCGGGTGGCGGCCGATGTGCAGGCGGCGCTTGCGGAGATGAGCGCCCTTGGCGTGATCGAAGCGGTGCCGGTCGGGCCGGCCGCACCCGCCGCGACACCCAGCGCAGAGTGAAACCGGCGATGAGTGAGATCAGCGCTGAGTGAGTGCAGTCGAGGTTGTGCGCAGGATGCGGTCGGTGAGGAAGGACAACACCGTCCGCTCACCGAGGATGAACTCCACATCCGCCGCCATGCCGGGGGTCACCGGCAGGTCGCCCGGCGTTTCGCCGAGCCAGGCCCGCTCGGTCCGCACCAGCACCGGAAAGGTGAGATTGCCGGTGGCCTCGTTCAGGGTGGCGTCGGCGGCGATACGCTCCACCGTGCCGTCGAGGGCGCCGAAGGTGAGAAAGTCATAGGTGCGGATCTTCACCCGCACCGGCTGGCCAACGTGAATGAAACCGATGTCGCGATTGGGCACCTGGGCCTCGACGATCAGGGTTTCGCCGGTCGGCACGATGCGCATCAGCTCGACGGAGGCGGGAACCGACTGGCCGCTGGAGGCAACCGCCAGATTCTGCACGATGCCGTCAACCGGCGCGCGGACGATCAGATCGCGCTGGCGCGCCTGCTGCTGTTCCAGGGAGCCTTCGACGCGCTCACGCTCGGCCGTCACCTGAGCCAGGCGGTCAATGGTGTCGGCCCGCCACTCGCGATCCGTTGACCGGCGGCGGTCCGCTGCCTCGGCCAGCGCCGCGCGGGCACCGGCAAGCTGAGCGACCTGGCCGGCCAGCTCGCCTTCCAGTTCGCTGAGGTCGCGCTGAACCGTCAGATAGCGCAGGCGCGGGAAATACTCCTGGCGCACCAGCTCGGCGAGGGCCGATTCCTGCTCGCGCAGAATCACCAGGCTGCGCTCCATACGGGCAATGCCCTGCTCGATGGCGGCGACTTCGTTGCGACGCTGGGCGATGACCTGATCGGCGGCGGCGCGGCGCGCCTGCAGCGAGGCCTGGCGCGCCTCATACAGCTCGTTCTGGGTGCGCACCAGGTCCGGTCGTTCGCCCAGCAGACCGTCCGGATAGATAGGTGTGTCGCCGATGGCTTCGGCTTCGAGGCGAGCCTCCTCCGCCTGCAGGTTGAACCAGGCGCTGCGCTGTTTGGCGACTTCCTGCTCGACAAAGGCGGGATCCAGGGCGAGCAAGGGCTGGCCGGCCACCACCCGGTCGCCGTCGCGTATATAGATGTCGGCGACGCGCGCGCTTTCGCTGTGATTGATCACCTTGACCCGGCTGAAGGGACGGACGACGCCGCTGGCGCTGGACACCCGGTCGACCGAGGCCAGGCCGGCCCAGGTCACTGCCGCGACCAGCAGAATGGCGACGGTCCAGATGATGAAGCGGCCGAGCGGTGAGCGCTCGCGCTCCACCACCGCATCGGTATCGGGAAGAAAATCGGCAAAGCGCGCCCGTCCGGTCATGGCGCCGAACGGCCACCAGCGTCGCTGGCGCGGCGCTGTGGCCGGTCCCGCCATCGGCCCCGTGCCCGGCCGCGGCGGCCGTCCGGGCGCGGAATCGGGCGCACCGGCGGAGGCCCTCTCCGGGGCGCGTCCGGCGGCGGGGCGGCCGGCGGTGCCGTCGGTGGCGCTCATGCTGTTCGCCGCCGCGTGGTGGGCGACGGCGTATCCGGTCCCGGCGGTTTGGCGGCGGACGAAGAGGCGGCCGGTGCGACGTGTCCCGGCGCGCGCGGTGACGGTGTCGGTTGTGGCGCTGTTCGGCCGGCCGCCGCCCGGGCGTCGCCAGCGCTGTCGCGGGCGCCGTTGGCCGAAGTCTTGCCGCCAGCAGGGCCGCCGGCGGCGCGGGCGCGGCGCGGCAGTACTTCCTCCGGCGGGCCGTCGAGGGCAATCCGTCCATCCACCAGGACCACCACACGGTCGCACTGACGCAGTGGCGCCTCGCGGTGGGAAATGACGATCATGGTGCGTGACGAGGCGGCCTGACGCAGGGCTCTCAACAGACGCTGTTCGGTGGCGGAGTCCAGCGCGCTGGTGGCTTCGTCGAGAATGATGATACGCGGGTTGCGCACCAGGGCGCGGGCAATAGCCAGCAATTGCCGCTGGCCGGCGGAGAGGCCGCCGCCGCGCTCGCCCAATTCCGTCTCATAGCCCTGGGGCAGGCGCTCCACAAAGTCATGGGCGCCGACAAAGCGGGTGACGGCAACGACGCGGGCCGGATCCTTCTCCACCAGGCCCATGGCGATGTTGTCACGCACCGTGCCCTGAAAGAGCTGGACATCCTGGGGCACGATGCCCATCTGCGCTCTGAGCGCCGCCTGGGACATGTGGGTAATGTCCGTCCCGTCCACCAATACGCGGCCGTCATCGGGCTGGTAGAGGCCCTGGATTATCTTGACCAGGGTGCTTTTGCCGGAGCCCGGCGGGCCGGCGATGCCGATGACCGTGCCGGCGGGAATCGACAGGGATACCTTGTCCAGCGCCGGCGCACGGTGCTCACCATAGCGGAAGGTCACATTGTCCAGCGCGACGCGGCCTTCGATGGGCGGCATCGGCGTCATGGACTCCTGTTCCTCCGCCCCCTGCATGATCTCTTCCAGCCGGCCAAAGGCGGCGCGGACTTCCTGGAGCTGGCTGAAGGCGCTGACCACCTGACGGATCGGCTGAATGGTGCGGGCCACGAGGATATTGGCGGCGATCAGCGCGCCAATGGACAGGGCGCCGGCATCGATCAGGCGAACGCCGACGACGATGATCAGAAGATTAGTCAGTTGCTGCAGGACGGCGCTGAGGGTGGCAACGGTGTTGGCCACGCTGCTGGTTCTAAATCCGGTCCAGGCGGCCTGGGCGAGGCGGCCGCCCCAGCGCTTTTCAATCTCGGACTCCAGGCCGAGCGACTTGATGGTAAGGGCGTTGGCGATGGTCTCATTGAGGGCGGAGCCCTTGGCCGCATGGGCGGCGAAACTTTCCTCCACCAGACCCGACTGGGTGCGCTGAAAGACGATCGACAGGACCAGAAAGACCGGCATGACGCCGAGCGTTATGAAGGCGAGGGTGGGCGCCAGAAAGAAGAGGACACCGAGAAAGACGACGACGAAGAGCAGGTCCACCAGAACCAGTGGCATCTGGCCGGTGAAGAAGAGGCGGATGGTGTCCACCTGGCGCAGACGTTCGGCCATCAGCCCCGATGGCGTGGTCTCATACTGGCGATAGGGCAGGCGTAGCAGGCGGTGGACAACCTCGCCGCCGATCAGCGCATCAATACGCGCACCGGTATGGGCCGAGATATAGCCGCGCGCGCCACGCAGGAGAAAATCAAAGGTGTAGAGGACCAGCATGCCGACGGCGAGGACCGTCAGGGTGTCCATGGCTCCCTGGCCGATGACCTTGTTGAACACGGTCATCATGAACAGCGGCGTGGCCAGGGCAAACAGATTGACCACCAGCGAGGCGAGGAGCAGGTCGCTGGCCACGCCCTTGATGCGGCGCAGCACCAGCCGCCGCCAGTCGCTGCCCGCGGCCGCGCCATTGCGCGGCGCGATCAGCACAACCCCGGCCGTGTCGCCGGCCAGCCGCTCCGCCGCGATGACGGCGGTTTCGCCGGCGTCGGGATCGAAGGTCATGAGGCCGCCTTCCTCGCGGCCGATCACCAGCCGGTGCGGCCGGCCCGCCTCACCCGGCAGCAGGAAGGGGCGGGGCAGGGTGGCCAACTGGTCGCGGCTGACCGACTCAGGCCGTGTGCGATAGCCGAGCCGACGGGCGGCGCGGCGGAAATCGTCCACGGTCATAGGGCCGGCGGGCAGTGGCGTGGCGGCGCGGATGTCCGCCTCGCCGACCGGCTGCCCAAGAGCCAGGGTAGCGCGGGCCAGGCAGGCCAGCAGAGGATCGGCGCCCGGCCGGCGGCCCGTGCGCGGCCCGCCGGCAGCGCCGGGTGTGCCCGGCGTGGCGGGACGACCGCCGGCGCGACCCGGGGAGTCGCGACCGGCGGCATGCGGGCCGGCGCCTGGCCCGGCCGGTGCGCCAGCGGAAGGGGTCGTGGGTCTGGCCATAGTCTCGCGTCTGTCCCGCGTGGTTACGCCAGGGTGTTTGCGGCCCGCCCAAACGGCGAGTCCCGCGCCGGCAGTCCCGCCGGCGGCGGCGGGACCGGCCACTTTGCCTCGCCGGCCGCCGCAATACCATCCGCAAGCGACAGGCCACGGAGGAGGTGGCCGCGGCGGAAAGTGGTGCGGCTCTGCCCTTTATACGGGCGGCAGGGTGGAATCCACCGGTCCGAAGCGGGGCCAAGCCGGTAATTTGTCTCAAGAAACTAGCCTAATGCCCTGATTTTGCGTTAAAATCTATTTAATTCGACACAAATTGTCCGGTGCAATATGACTCTCGCCGCCGGGCAGGGAGGCCGTTGCGCCTCCCGGCCCTTATTTTGTCAGGCCCTGTCCGACCGTGGGCCAGGCAAGGGTCCGGTATGATGAAGCCCGGTGTGACGAAGCCGGCGTGACGAAGCCGGTGTGACGAGGAAGGAGTAGGGATGTCATCGCTGCGAGGACGATTTGTCCTGTCCCGTCCACTGGCTCTGACGCTCATGGTGTTCAGCGCCATCACCGGCCTGCTGGTCATGAGCGGACCGGCGCCGGCGCAGCTTGGCGTGCCGCAGGCGGCGGTGCTCGGCGCCATCACCGGATCGCCGGACGGCCAGACGGCACTGGAGGATTTTCTGATGGAGGGATCGCCGCCGCCGGCCACGGTGGTGGCGCGGGCGCGGCTGGCCATCGGCGCCCTCAAGGTCAACAGTCTGGGGCTGGATGCCGCACAACTGGTCGGCGCGGCGCAGCGCATCGCCGAAGCGGCGCAACCCGGCATCTGCCCGATCAAGGTGATGCGGCTGCAGATGCCCGATGTTGCCGCGCTGCCCAGCGATGTGGCGGCCTATGATTTCGGCACCCATGACGGCCCGGTCATGCCGTGCTGCGAGCCGGTGCGACCGGACGACAGCCGCCTGAGCAGCGGTGGTCAAGGCGTCTTCCGGCCAGACGGCAATGCGTTGCTGTCCGACGGCATTCGTGGTGTGCGGCAGTTTCAGACCGAGACCACGCCCGGCCCCAAACGTGTGGCCATCATCACCGAGGATCTGGGCGAGGAGGCGACCACCCTGGAGCCGGTTGGCCGGGTCATCGTCATCAACGGCGTACGCTATCGCCTGGGCGAACAACCGCCGCAGGCGTGGGTCGATTCCGCCGTGCTGCAAAGCGAAGGGCAGGGCGGCGGTCTGGGCGGCGCGCTTGGCAATCTTCTGGGCGGTGATGTGTCGGTGCGCGATACCGGCGCCGGCGTCGTCATTCTGGAGGCTGACATCGAAGGGACGATTCTGAGTATCGGTTTCGAGACCAGCGAGGGCGACCGCCAGACGTTTATCGCCGGCATTGTCGTCGAACCGGCGGATCGGCCGAGCATCTTCCAGCGGTCCGGCATTGCCGAATCGGCCGTTCCAAGCCTCTCCCAGTGCCTCAGCTTCGAGGCGGAAATTGAACTGGCGGTGGCCGAGCTGGTCAGCGAAATAGAGACCGCGGCGGGCGACGCGGATACACCACCTGTCGAGCCGGTGGCCGACGACGGGCTGCGGGCGAGCCCCATTTCCTGATGAACGGGGACGCCGACCAGAGCGGCCAGCCGGGCGGACGCCGGGGCCGATCACGACGCCTGCTGGCGCTGGCCACGGGCGCGGCGCTGGGGCTGGCGGCGGCGGGCGTTGCCGTGGCCCAGACCGTCAGCGCGGATTCCGTGCGCGGCAAAGCGCGGCCGGATTTCGCTGCTTTGGGGATCGAATCCGGCCAGTTGCTGGGCCTGCACCACAATGGCGAGGCGCCAGGCGGTCTGTTGGACAGTTTTCTGGTCTATCCCGTATTCGAAACCGCCGCGACCTATGACAGCAATGTGTTCCGCGTCGACGATGGCGATGCGCAGGGCGATTTCATCACCGACCTGCGGCCGTCGCTCCGGGTCGAGTCCGACTGGGACAATCACTTCTTCGCGGTGGAGGCCAACGGCACCGCCCGGCGCCATGCCAGCCTGACAAACGAGGACACCACCACCTGGACCCTGTCCAATGACGGGCAGATTGATCTGAACGAGTGGACCGATCTGCTGACGTTCCTGTCGTTCGATTCAAACACCACCCAGCGCGGCACATTGCTGGATCCGGGCCTGACCAGCAGCCCCACGCGCTTCTATACGACGACGGCAAAGACGGCGCTGACCTACCAGCGCGATGCTTTGCTGCTGCGGCTCGCTTTTGATGTGGTGCGCACCAACTTCGAGAACAACGGCGCCGTGACCAATGCCGACCTGGATCGCACCGAGCGCTTCGCCGAACTCCGGGCGGCCTATGATCTGGTGGACGGCCTGCAGGTATTTGTCGCTCCGGGCTACAAGACCGTGCGCTATGATCGACAGTTCGACGGCGGTGGTGTTGAGCGCGACTCTGATACGTTGCGCGTCGAGACCGGCGTCGTCTGGGAGGCGACGGGCGTGGCGGAGTTGCGCCTGCGTCTCGGCTGGTTCAGCCGCGACAGCCATGGCGCCATATTCCGCGACGCCACCGGCTTTCGTGTGGGCGGCGACCTGTTGTGGAATCTGAGCGAGATCACGACACTCAGCGCATCGCTCGATCAGGAGATCGCCGAAGAGGCCCTTCGCCGGGCTTCCAGCATCAGCCGGGTCGACCGCACCTCGGTCCGCGTCAGCCTAGACCATGAGCCACTGGATGATGTGATCATGACCGGCCGGACGGCCATTGTCTTTGACGAGTTTATCGGCGCCAACCAGTCCCAGCGCACCCTGACGGTCGGCGGCGACGTGACCTATTACGTAAACGAGCGCTGGCTGCTGGAGCTGACCGCCGAACGTGGCAAGCGGACGACCGAGGGCGGAGGGACGCCCTATGTCTATGACCTGCTGTCAACCGCTTTGCGCTACAGGATCTAGTGACGGCAATGGCGCGGAACGGGTGGAGAGGGTTTAGCGGCGGCGGCGGTGGTGGTCGTGGCATGACGGTCGGGCTGGTGCTGGGCCTGATCGTGCTGGCCGCCTGTGGTGGCCCGCCCGCCCGCGTGCAGACCCCGACGACGGGTCCTGTGGTGCAGCCGGCGTCGGTCCTCAGTGATTACCGCCTTGGCCCCGGCGATCAATTGTCGATCCTGGTGTTCAATCAGGACGAGCTGTCCGGCGTGGTCGCGGTTGATGCCGATGGCCAGGTGATCCTGCCACTGGTCGGCCTGGTGCCGGCCGGCGGCCAGACGGTTGGCGAATTCCAGGAGACTCTGCGCGTCCTGCTGGACGAAAAGTACCTAGTCAACCCGCAGGTTTCGGTGGAAGTGGCGGAATACCGCCCCTTCTTCATCCTTGGCCAGGTGGCTGCGCCCGGCGGCTATGCCTTCACCGTGGGTCTGGACGTGCGTCAGGCGGTGGCGCTGGCCGGCGGATTTACCCGGCGCGCCCGCACAGACCGGGTTATCATTATCCGCCAGACGGCGGCCGGCCGGACAAAATACTTCGCCGGGCAGGATGTGCCGATTCTGCCCGGCGATACGATCGATGTGGAACGACGGTTCTTCTAGGCGACAGATGATGACATCCGCCCTGAACACTGCAGGCGCCAAAGCCCATGGACCGGTGATGACCGGAGTCGTGGCGTGAGCGAACAGCCGCATCTGCCGGCCAGCCCGCTGGCCGCCGGCGAGCACGGACTGATGGTGCCGGCGCAGGACAACCATGTGGTGGACCTGCGGTGGGTGCTGAGCGTTCTGCGCCGGCGTAAGGTGATGATCGTCGCTGTGGCTATCCTGCTGTCCACCTTTGGCCTGGTGTTCATCAATCAGATCACCCCGCTCTACCGCGCCAGCGCCACGGTGGTCATCGAAGGCAGCCGGCAGAATGTGATCAACATCCAGGAAGTCACCCAGGGCATCGTGCCGGACTTCTTTACCGGCGAGACCGAGGCGGCGATCATCGCGTCCCGTGACCTGGCCAGGCGCGCCGTAGCCCGCCTCGATCTGGTCAACAATCCCCTGTTCAACCCGACCCTCAGACCGCCGGAGGTGGGGCTGGTGGATGGTCTGGTCGGCGGCATCCGTGCCTGGCTGCGCGGCCTGCTGGTGGCTCCCTTCGGTGAGGACACCACGCCAGAGAAGGCAGCGGCGCTGGCGCTGGAAGAGAGTGACGAAGATATTCTGGAGCGGGTGACCGGCGCCTATATGGGCGGCCTGTCAGTCGTGCCGGTGCCCCGCTCGCGGC contains the following coding sequences:
- a CDS encoding ActR/PrrA/RegA family redox response regulator transcription factor, with the translated sequence MEPHGNSQGDSAPSADGGVARGHLLIVDDDSPLCQRLGKAMARRGFAVEMAESVAEGRRLLERMRPDYAVVDLRLGDGSGLDLVEAMTRANPAVRVVVLTGYGNIATAVAAVKAGALDYLPKPADADQIEAALLAEAGTMPPPPDNPMSADRVRWEHIQRVFEQCDRNVSETARRLNMHRRTLQRILAKHAPRE
- a CDS encoding PqqD family protein, whose amino-acid sequence is MSDSGASDRDGGGGRLRRVAGLHATAVGDDLFLVREADREIIHLNATARALWQALAEPATAAELSDLLASAYEGAPPARVAADVQAALAEMSALGVIEAVPVGPAAPAATPSAE
- a CDS encoding HlyD family type I secretion periplasmic adaptor subunit, which translates into the protein MSATDGTAGRPAAGRAPERASAGAPDSAPGRPPRPGTGPMAGPATAPRQRRWWPFGAMTGRARFADFLPDTDAVVERERSPLGRFIIWTVAILLVAAVTWAGLASVDRVSSASGVVRPFSRVKVINHSESARVADIYIRDGDRVVAGQPLLALDPAFVEQEVAKQRSAWFNLQAEEARLEAEAIGDTPIYPDGLLGERPDLVRTQNELYEARQASLQARRAAADQVIAQRRNEVAAIEQGIARMERSLVILREQESALAELVRQEYFPRLRYLTVQRDLSELEGELAGQVAQLAGARAALAEAADRRRSTDREWRADTIDRLAQVTAERERVEGSLEQQQARQRDLIVRAPVDGIVQNLAVASSGQSVPASVELMRIVPTGETLIVEAQVPNRDIGFIHVGQPVRVKIRTYDFLTFGALDGTVERIAADATLNEATGNLTFPVLVRTERAWLGETPGDLPVTPGMAADVEFILGERTVLSFLTDRILRTTSTALTQR
- a CDS encoding peptidase domain-containing ABC transporter; this translates as MARPTTPSAGAPAGPGAGPHAAGRDSPGRAGGRPATPGTPGAAGGPRTGRRPGADPLLACLARATLALGQPVGEADIRAATPLPAGPMTVDDFRRAARRLGYRTRPESVSRDQLATLPRPFLLPGEAGRPHRLVIGREEGGLMTFDPDAGETAVIAAERLAGDTAGVVLIAPRNGAAAGSDWRRLVLRRIKGVASDLLLASLVVNLFALATPLFMMTVFNKVIGQGAMDTLTVLAVGMLVLYTFDFLLRGARGYISAHTGARIDALIGGEVVHRLLRLPYRQYETTPSGLMAERLRQVDTIRLFFTGQMPLVLVDLLFVVVFLGVLFFLAPTLAFITLGVMPVFLVLSIVFQRTQSGLVEESFAAHAAKGSALNETIANALTIKSLGLESEIEKRWGGRLAQAAWTGFRTSSVANTVATLSAVLQQLTNLLIIVVGVRLIDAGALSIGALIAANILVARTIQPIRQVVSAFSQLQEVRAAFGRLEEIMQGAEEQESMTPMPPIEGRVALDNVTFRYGEHRAPALDKVSLSIPAGTVIGIAGPPGSGKSTLVKIIQGLYQPDDGRVLVDGTDITHMSQAALRAQMGIVPQDVQLFQGTVRDNIAMGLVEKDPARVVAVTRFVGAHDFVERLPQGYETELGERGGGLSAGQRQLLAIARALVRNPRIIILDEATSALDSATEQRLLRALRQAASSRTMIVISHREAPLRQCDRVVVLVDGRIALDGPPEEVLPRRARAAGGPAGGKTSANGARDSAGDARAAAGRTAPQPTPSPRAPGHVAPAASSSAAKPPGPDTPSPTTRRRTA
- a CDS encoding outer membrane beta-barrel protein codes for the protein MNGDADQSGQPGGRRGRSRRLLALATGAALGLAAAGVAVAQTVSADSVRGKARPDFAALGIESGQLLGLHHNGEAPGGLLDSFLVYPVFETAATYDSNVFRVDDGDAQGDFITDLRPSLRVESDWDNHFFAVEANGTARRHASLTNEDTTTWTLSNDGQIDLNEWTDLLTFLSFDSNTTQRGTLLDPGLTSSPTRFYTTTAKTALTYQRDALLLRLAFDVVRTNFENNGAVTNADLDRTERFAELRAAYDLVDGLQVFVAPGYKTVRYDRQFDGGGVERDSDTLRVETGVVWEATGVAELRLRLGWFSRDSHGAIFRDATGFRVGGDLLWNLSEITTLSASLDQEIAEEALRRASSISRVDRTSVRVSLDHEPLDDVIMTGRTAIVFDEFIGANQSQRTLTVGGDVTYYVNERWLLELTAERGKRTTEGGGTPYVYDLLSTALRYRI
- a CDS encoding polysaccharide biosynthesis/export family protein; translation: MTVGLVLGLIVLAACGGPPARVQTPTTGPVVQPASVLSDYRLGPGDQLSILVFNQDELSGVVAVDADGQVILPLVGLVPAGGQTVGEFQETLRVLLDEKYLVNPQVSVEVAEYRPFFILGQVAAPGGYAFTVGLDVRQAVALAGGFTRRARTDRVIIIRQTAAGRTKYFAGQDVPILPGDTIDVERRFF